A stretch of DNA from Arachis hypogaea cultivar Tifrunner chromosome 19, arahy.Tifrunner.gnm2.J5K5, whole genome shotgun sequence:
ccatcaaatccagccgaatgctacctaaattaAACAGAAtttcacaagactcaaagtagcatccaaagtggataaaagataattaattcttgattaaactcaacaatttaaatgcaaattcactaggaaaagataggaaagatgctcacgcatcacattcctctcttggatttggaactgtattaccaggaaggctattagtggtcctctgatcaatttcattaacttttgtggctagttgacccatttgaatctccaagtttttgattgatgctctggtttcctgtctaaaacttgtcaatattgcttccaaatcattgttcaaCTGGGGCTGAGAAGTTGCTTGCTGAGATGACTAAAACTGGTGGTAATTAAAATTCTTCTGTTGAAAACCatcctgagaattattattaaaattctgtgacctctgaggttgctctctccacccaaaatttgggtgatttttccaccCCGGATTGTAGGTCtgagaatagggatcattattggggtttctaggagAACTCCCCATGTAACTGACTTGTTCAGAAAAGGATTGAGCATAACCATAATTATCATTTTacacaaaattacctgtcatgtcataagagacctcttgaggtggattttgggtgttgatagctgagacttgcatgccacctatctgttgagtaagtagacttatttgctgagacataagtttattatgagcaagaagagcattaagagcttctacttctataacacccttcttctgaggagtctcagagttcacaggattcctgttagatgagtataaatattggttgctagcaaccaattcaattagctcaatagtctcctccggtatcttcttcttgtgcaatgaaccacctacagaattatctaagcacatcttggacatttcacccaagccttcataaaagatatctagttaggtccatttggagaacatgtttggagggcattgcctagtcagtaacttgtacctctcccaaacttcataaagagtttcaccatccttctgcctgaaggtctgaacctccaccctaagtttagtcagcttctttggtgggaaaaatttagtaagaaactcagtaacaaccttgtcccaagtatccaaactctccttgggtcgggaatctagccatagctttgctccatccctcagagcaaacgggaagagcatgagtttgtacacctctgggttcactctatttgtcttcacagtatcacaaatctgcagaaaattagaaataaattgatttggatcttcgTGGGGAAGatcatgatactggcagttttgttgcaccagagtgaccaattgtggcttcaactcaaagttgttcgcaactataggaggcaccacaatactttttccataaagatctgcagtaggagcagagtaagagccaagcactctcctttgctgatcatccccattcggatttgccacattggcattaacagcattattaggatccatagtggattctgcaaccttgtaaagtcttgcttgttgtaaatgccGCCTAAAAGtctttttaggttcaggatcaaagtctaaaagaggttccttgtctctgttcctgtgcataaacagacagaaaacaagaaaagatgggaatctctacgtcagagtgtagagaattcccagtgaggtaacctgtgtgaaagaaataaaataaaagatacaaGAAAATTAactctaaaattcaaaaattacttattaaaatagaacaaaaaatttcgaaattattaggcagattaaataagaaaaattaaaataagactatctaggaaacaccaaacttaatttcagaaattaagaaaaatattagtgctatttatttatttatttatttatttttcgaaaataataaagcaaaatttaaataaaattaaaactaaaatgcctaatctaagcaatcaaacaattaatagttgttaatcactatcaatccccggcaacggtgccaaaaacttggtgcggataTTATAactacaaactaaccggcaagtgcaccgccAAGACTTTTGAGAAGTCCTATTTTGAACTaatctcaaatcatatatttatttatatttttaattttcataaattatcttattgaaggtaattaaaggtagttttgattaattaaatttgaaataaattaaggtttttatccaaactctatgcTTATGGAGTATTTCTCTATTTACAACTTAAAGTTctagaaatctaaaaataatgagtttgggctatttaaattaagattttatctaattttataattattgagttattttatatatttaaattgtaaagtttgtagttgtgaaataataaggatttttatatgatttggactaaataattaatattttaaaatattgatactactgttttggaaaaacaaaggatttaagtatattatttctaattatttgatttggacattttattgaaaataatttgtaaaattgacgagcaaatagtattttctatatacaattaatgttggatttaacttgggtttcgattattatattattcccaattttatttgaaattaccaagttacccctaaccctaattttcaaaataataaaaccctAACCCAGCCCGGTTCCCTTTTTCCCCACACCCAGTAGCCGCCGAAGATCCCCCTTTCCCCTAACTCATCAAACTCGTCAGCAAGCACCCAAGGTTTCCTttttatgaaagaaagaaaagaagaaagaaaggggggaGCTAGGAAAGGGAGCGCCGGTATGAGAAGAGAGAAAGGGACGGCGCCGGCGGGCGTCACTGCCGCCGCGCCGCCGTGTTGCACCGGGGAGGGTGAGAGAGCGAAGAACAGGCAAGAGAGGGAAGAGAGCTGCGCCAGGAGAAGAGAGGGAAGGGAGATCTGAGGGGAGGAGGTGCATCGCCGGCCTGGTGCCACTGTCGCCGTCGCGTCCTGCCGTCCCTGCCACTATGAAGCCGCGGAACTAGGCTGAGGGAGAGGGAGGAAGAACGAGTGTGGAGAGCTCAGCCGCGAGAAGGGGAAGCGCGGGTCTGACCCGTCGCCGCCGATCCGTCCCGACCCAACACCATCACGAGGAAGCTGCCACCGTGGGGTGTGTCGCCGTTGAGGAGCCGTCGCCGCCAGATTTGCCGCCGCCTCTGTTCGTTGCGCCGTCACCTCTAGCCGTGCCGCCGTCCCTACGCCGTCgcagagcaaacaagagagagaTCTGAGGCTGAGTTGGGAGTCTAACCATCATGCCCAGCCGCCGTTCGCGTCGCCGGCACTGCCTCCGTCGGAACTACCGCCGTAGGTGCCGCTGCCGGAGAAAGGAGCTGCGTCTCCATGACTCTGACCGCCGggagtggttctgtgacttctgggaccaccgccggagcttctggccaTTTCTGCCGTCGCCAGAAAactctgccggtaagggttttgaatttgattttcattcgTTTAAAATTCTGGAAACTTTATCGTTTGCGTATGTGGGTTTCAGCCACCATTGCCGAAGTCCGGGTCGCCGCTGCCATTTGAGGTGGCTGTCGGGCTGCCGCCAAGCCGGTTTAGAGAccgccgctgtttcggttcagccgttccttcttcGTTCGGTAAGCGTCTCGATCTGAAAGCCCTCTAGTTACTGCTTCATTATACGTTGAGGTGTTGTAGCATTCGTTGTTATGAGAGTTAATCTCGGGTATTATATGTTGTGATTAGAGTGGTTGTGGTTGCTGAGAAAGCGggttggagctgaggttttgacTGCAGTCGATTCGGGTCAATACGAAAGGAGTCAGTTAGCGAGTTTGGGTTGTGATTTCAACGTATCGAGGTAGGGGATTTTTATACAAACTGATTCATTTTAAAGTGgaagttgttataaatagatatgctgTACAAAATGTATTTCTGGTGgttatgtgagtcttatgaattgtctggTTTTATCTTGAATGAATATGGGTGCTTGTTTGATTGTAACAATGTCTGATTTTGGTAAATTGGAGATTTCTGGATTGGTTGATTTGAAtgatttttgataatttgaaagttgagttttgttttattggaaactgatttAGTCTTGAACCTGTCAGAAAGGATTGATGATTGGTTTTGTTGGGACTCGAAaaaggtggcaaagtccaagttttaggggagatgctgtcgaaatttctaGAAAATCTGAGATTTTGATTGGAATTGTTATtttggaaaagaatgaattatgctttgacttaaatatttgagaaataaattatgtttgaacTTGCCTTAGTAGGAAAATCTCTATATCTTGGATGTAATTattaagaaaggaattatgccttaaaaaatcaatttaaatatgaaatttttatgttttggaaaTTGATTTACGTAAATAGATTTTGGAGGGGGCTTTAATGGGTTTAAAATAAACGTGGTTTTCAATTAATCTATTTCACTTTACGACATTTAGGAAGAGCTTGAAGTATTTTCTGGaactttgatttattaaaattgaaacacTTCCCGAGCCCTTGGAaacagatttaagaatgaaactgaaattggttttcggtttaaaaatgatttggttttggcttaagtttggttggttttgaaattggttcggaATAATTGGAAACACGATTTGGTTTTGGGTTTAaaccctattctatttattcaactCAAGAAGTTAAAGTTTCGGAGGTTTTCAAGGAATTTAagaaatgagttaggttattctcccctaaagtcttgagactccgCTGAGGAATCTTACGACCAAATCTTGATTTAGAAATGAATTATTTTGAGTCTTTCAAAGAGATTTTGAACTTGGCATGGTTTTGAGATCTTTGGAAGTGTTGGAAAGATGTGGAAAGTGGCTCCgttttgaaaagtgattcttggcTAGCTGTGATTTGACTACGTTTGTTACTTAAAAGTAAATGGGCCAAGAATGATTTTGAATTAAGATTTTGGGCCTGATTGATTGTAGATATCATCAAGATTGATGAGTTATTGTTTGGTAGGCATAAGGGCCGGGTTCGTCCCACTTATGCTGATAGATTTGATAATTGATGAGATTGTTGATAAGTCGTTTGtgcctggcaaggacggtggttaatcccccTTGTCGAGGTTGCGGTGCCCgcgtaaggatggtggttaatcccgcttacgtgtagatgtgaggtcggaggcaaagtatcccgctcacatcctttcggatcacaGGAGTGTGCAGGCACTGACATCCTGGACCGTGTGGCGGGCACGTTATCCCAGAGGGTTCCCATTTATATGTGATCGAAAGgcaacattcccatgggaatgtgtcgggttggcaattgaaccgacaatgtgatatcacagccagtaggacaggcattcatcatttgcatctatgtgatattgtttgggtgtgcatattgtatttggtttgtctatgtgaatacttatgttaactgctaactgttatacttgttgtaattgctcttgattgtgcttgaaccacattaattgtgattgtgtttgaattgATTGGTTTGTGAAGAGTTGGTTGCTGATCTAGCTGTTTGGGCCGGGGGCCGTGTTGGATTGGATGGGcttgaggccgtgattggtatattgagtcctagttctgtataaagtatctgatcggttcagcatagacttaatgaacttatGCTTGGGacgggatgatcatttataccgcgtaggtaactgctTTCATGATTGCGgtctaggaaaaacttttcagacattttttttaaggaaaaaggtTTTGTGTTAGAATATTTGAGAAATTTAGCAAGTCTTCAAAAAGGAATTTTCTGGATTTCGAATGTGAACCTATGATTTTTGGAAAGACtcataagacgagcaatgatcactgAACTCTAAGAATGATCTTATCTTTACGTATCTTGTTATAGCAAATTCTGTAATCCTATAGTGAGAACAagcgaggacgacgttctcactcccctacaggttattccttttcaggatatggaaggCGAAGCTTCAGGagagttatgtttattttctatttattcggTCTTTTTGTATCACCGTAGCTATTATTTTTCCCTCACCTTTATCTTTATGAagcttgtaagagggataggaaattaTGATATGTATAATTGTAAACTAgtgttatgtatatgtatatatatatatcttaaggtTATATCTGAATTGTATGTACATGTATGTTTAGGTTTTCACGAAAAAGAGTTATCGAAGTGTTAtgcggttttaagttttaaacaggctcatattttagtcttaaatattataaaagtcgtggtaatactcgagctatcagagtggcgcagccggaagcgtgacattttgatagttagggtgttacatttgtggtatcagagcggtctttcctgtagagcctgaggaatggaccgactatgcttcaattgcatactctgagcgtttgtcatgtaataAGTCTTgttgaatgacgagaattagagctttatgcacatgactgtctattgattaatgccattagtcttgcgttgcataattcctgatattaagtttggccagcttaatactagtgaattatgtatatgaaagcactgatgggttatcatagatgatatacgagttttgagtaaagtaaatcgcgggttttggaaacgttagaaactatttctcgaggttaCTCAGTTATGTGCTTTGGATTCTGTTGGATGTCGTGTGACTTATTGTTTCTTAGCCTATTTTGATGTTCTTGTCAATTCTTTTGGGAAGCAGTTTGATGTTTTCAATCCTATTTTTCTGTTCATATGCATTCTTCTTGATTCTAAATTGCATATGCCGGTTTGAATTTCTTGGTGTATCCGTCTTTCTCTGTTTGAGCTCTTTTCTTGATTCATGTAATTTTTAGACATGATTTTGAACTTGTCTTGATGTAACGTGTCTTTTTATGTCCTTACTTCtagtctttaaaaaaaatgatgattcagtttttctcttaattgACTATATTTATAACCAATTTTCAAACTTTTATAAAATCGCTTTTGATTTGATATACACCTATCTATATAAAACTTTGAAAATTCCTTAtgcaatttaaaaattatatttctaatacctcgcatgttcttttactggtttacggaactacacttactttaaatacaatttgacttttcaaaataattttattatggtCCCTATACGTAACTTTATTTGATTACGTACTTaggtatttttaaattcttaaaggAAAGGCTTTTCACTTTATTTCCAGTTAGTTTTCGTTTGACAAATTGACTTTAATTTAGTATGATACATTATTTACgtaattgttgttcttttgaaaatattaGGTTCATACCTTTCCTCTCAAGTATGGGCTAATTCTTTAAGCTTGTGTTTCTATGGTCATGatacttgattttgtttttaactactctttttcttttatgaacACCACTAGTAGTCGCAGTTTTCCTTCTCTTGTGAATTTCATGCTCCTCTAAGTCAACTTAAATTGTTTCTATCTAGTGTGTTATTTGTCCTCCCAATTGTCCTTCTTTAGTCAAAGGTTCTTTCTTGAAAATTCactgttgattgagttgtttttCCTGACGAGTGTTGCATCATTTTGAACCAATGAAAAGCTTGTTTGGTGTCCCATGCTTCGTGGATCTTGTTTGGACTCCCTTGACTTGAGATCCTTTCTTGTTTGGTCTAATTCCCTTTTAAGTACATCTTAATACTCTTGAATATTCTTATGTAATGGCAATTTCAAGTGTATTCTTAGAGTTTTGATGTGAACTTTTGAAGCAAGTTTTAGATTCTCTTAAGAAACTTAAATCAATTCTTCTCGCTTAAAAATTGCATCCATAGTTATCCTTTAAATTGGAAAAGTTATTTTGGAGTTGACatgcattattttaaataaagttttgaaaCCGACTGATAAGTAAATTTTTACCTCAGGGTTTCcttttctaaatagagtttaACTTGTTCCATATTTGCTATAAAATTTTATACACACTTGTTTGAATTTAGACTTTGAGAGTTCTTGAACAAACGTTTGATTTTCTTACAACCCTGCCACAATATCAGTGTATACTTTTAGCTGATTGAGTACCTAAATGTCTTTCAGGATTTTCGAAAGATTATTTTGGCCTTAACCTAATTGACTTTCAATTTTCAACCCTCACCTATTCTATCTTTTACTTGGAAACTATTTGGACAAAACgcaatttagttttcttttaaccATATTGCAGTTTTGATATATGTTTATGTTACCCTTTTGTGAACTGCGAGTTACATACTTTTCTTTTAGCACAGGAGGTTTCTTTCAGTTTTTCATTCTTTATATTAAAATGTATTATGTGAACTtgatcaaaaattttaaatcttgagaGTGTCATCACTAGCTTTAGTTGACCTTCTTCTATGATTTTATACTTGTTAACTCAGCTTGATTTAGTTCCAAATTACTGTCTTGCTTATCCTTTTGTGTTCCTATCAGTTGTCTCTGATTCATGAGTCATCTTTGAGGTTGTTAAACTGAATTTCTTTCCAATACTCTTCATCGATTGTACATCCTTGTTTACTTGTAGATTCAACAATTCTTTCAGAACTCTTGCGGAGATTATCCTTGTTGTTTGTCCTTCTATTTCAAAGTCTTTTACCTTTCTGAGtaaactcgagaattgttttgatgtcACGTGCGATCTTTAGGTATAGTAATGCGATGCATAGTTCTTTAAGGCCTGTTCGTGGATACGGAAGGTGAAGTGGTAAGAGTGCAATGTTATGAGAAGTTATGGGAGTTTTGTTTCTCGTGGAAGAGTCTGCGGATGTTAGGTTTGTGAACGGTTATGGAGTTGTGAAGTGATTGATGGAGTTGGGAAGTGGAAGTTTCGAAGGGGTAAGAGATCTGTGAGGAAATGTTATATCCATTGTTTTAATACCAACTTGTCTTGTAGCCTTTTGCCACATTAGCTATAGCTCTGctttgtgaacgcctatcttgaCTTGCACCTTATATTGTTTCTCCTAGCTTTTGTAAGATTttgaaaccatataaccttttgcattgagcctatcttgtatccTTCACCTTACACTATACCTTACCTTTACATTTAAATCTTATGGATATCAGGTATTTgaacttatgtatatatatatatgtgttaagATCTCTTACTTTTCTAAAAGGTATTTAAGGCTATGTACTATATtatgtattactttaattttcgaggacgaaaatttttataaggtgggtggaatgtaagacccaagacttttgagaagtcctattttgaactaatctcaaatcatatatttatttatatttttaattttgataaattatcttattgaaggtaattaaaggtagttttgattaattggatttgaaataaattaaggtttttatccaaactctatgcTTATGGAGTATTTCTCTATTTACAACTTAAAGTTctagaaatctaaaaataatgagtttgggctatttaaattaagattttatctaattttataattattgagttattttatatatttaaattgtaaagtttgtagttgtgaaataataaggatttttatatgatttggactaaataattaatattttaaaatattgatactactgttttggaaaaacaaaggatttaagtatattatttctaattattggtttggacattttattgaaaataatttgtaaaattgatgagcaaatagtattttctatatacaattaatgttggatttaacttgggtttcaattattatattattcccaattttatttgaaattaccaagttacccctaaccctaattttcaaaataataaacccTAACCCAGCAACCCGTTACCCGACCCGGTTCCCTTTTTCCCCACACCCAGTAGCCGCCGAAGATCCCCCTTTCTCCTAACTCATCAAACTCATCAGCAAGCACCCAAGGTTTCCTttttatgaaagaaagaaaagaagaaagaaaggggggaGCTGGGAAAGGGAGCGCCGGTATGAG
This window harbors:
- the LOC112777355 gene encoding uncharacterized protein isoform X3 — encoded protein: MTLTAGSGSVTSGTTAGASGHFCRRQKTLPPPLPKSGSPLPFEVAVGLPPSRFRDRRCFGSAVPSSFEWLWLLRKRVGAEVLTAVDSGQYERSQLASLGCDFNVSRVGC
- the LOC112777355 gene encoding uncharacterized protein isoform X1, which produces MTLTAGSGSVTSGTTAGASGHFCRRQKTLPPPLPKSGSPLPFEVAVGLPPSRFRDRRCFGSAVPSSFEWLWLLRKRVGAEVLTAVDSGQYERSQLASLGCDFNVSSKFCNPIVRTSEDDVLTPLQVIPFQDMEGEASGELCLFSIYSVFLYHRSYYFSLTFIFMKLVRGIGNYDMYNCKLVLCICIYIYLKVISELYVHVCLGFHEKELSKCYAVLSFKQAHILVLNIIKVVVILELSEWRSRKRDILIVRVLHLWYQSGLSCRA
- the LOC112777355 gene encoding uncharacterized protein isoform X2, with the protein product MTLTAGSGSVTSGTTAGASGHFCRRQKTLPPPLPKSGSPLPFEVAVGLPPSRFRDRRCFGSAVPSSFEWLWLLRKRVGAEVLTAVDSGQYERSQLASLGCDFNVSRLFLFRIWKAKLQESYVYFLFIRSFCITVAIIFPSPLSL